From a single bacterium genomic region:
- a CDS encoding YceI family protein translates to MNRKLLALTGLLVLGTAGLAEAATYTIDTAHSSVGFVARHMVVAKVRGHFGGFEGSFEFSEGKPETWSAQATIQTATIDTGNEKRDDHLRSPDFFAAEEFPTLSFVSKGIEKQGEHYLLKGELTMRGVTKPIVLKLEYFGTIKDPWGNERAGFSARGSLNRKDFGLSWDNLLETGGAVVSDEIGIELEVEGIHKP, encoded by the coding sequence ATGAATCGCAAGCTGCTGGCCCTCACGGGGCTTCTCGTTCTCGGTACCGCCGGCCTGGCCGAGGCGGCCACCTACACGATCGACACGGCCCACTCGAGCGTCGGCTTCGTGGCGCGCCACATGGTGGTCGCCAAGGTGCGCGGGCACTTCGGTGGCTTCGAGGGCAGCTTCGAGTTCAGCGAAGGCAAGCCGGAGACCTGGAGCGCCCAGGCGACCATCCAGACCGCCACGATCGACACGGGCAACGAGAAGCGCGACGACCACCTGAGGAGCCCGGACTTCTTCGCAGCTGAGGAGTTCCCCACCCTGAGCTTCGTGTCCAAGGGCATCGAGAAGCAGGGCGAGCACTACCTGCTCAAGGGCGAGCTCACGATGCGTGGCGTGACCAAGCCCATCGTTCTCAAGCTCGAGTACTTCGGCACGATCAAGGATCCCTGGGGCAACGAGCGCGCCGGCTTCAGCGCCCGGGGCTCGTTGAACCGCAAGGACTTCGGCCTGAGCTGGGACAACCTGCTCGAGACGGGCGGCGCCGTCGTCAGCGACGAGATCGGGATCGAGCTCGAGGTGGAGGGCATCCACAAGCCCTAG